One Kribbella sp. NBC_00662 genomic region harbors:
- a CDS encoding DUF3592 domain-containing protein, with protein MSTPDDDLHGRQLLLLLVFFGTVGGGLYFVGWLTRPSPLYDAPLLCFAIAGGACYPARWLAELFEWWKRLAEPTRWTQARRERARARDRAEAREAAARRRAAEGDGVAPASPRHSTGRRRFDWFTLLRRIVGVPLVLGSLAIIPLGISGGLDDQRLARSGPVRQAVVLTVEEDKWSRSRDVTVTIAQPDDGTPVELNGGGDLDPVPAVGDRVDVIVDPGDPSYVIAADVDWDMHWYWYVVAVVIGLVCAGFCSMLLL; from the coding sequence GTGAGCACGCCGGACGACGACCTGCACGGCCGCCAGCTTCTTCTGCTGCTGGTGTTCTTCGGCACGGTCGGCGGCGGCTTGTACTTCGTCGGCTGGCTGACCCGCCCGAGCCCGCTGTACGACGCTCCGCTGCTGTGTTTCGCGATCGCGGGCGGGGCCTGCTACCCCGCCCGCTGGCTGGCCGAACTGTTCGAGTGGTGGAAGCGGCTGGCAGAGCCGACCCGATGGACGCAGGCGCGGCGCGAACGAGCCCGAGCCCGGGATCGCGCGGAGGCGCGCGAGGCCGCGGCCAGGCGGCGGGCTGCCGAGGGGGACGGGGTCGCTCCGGCTTCGCCGCGGCACAGCACCGGGCGCCGGCGGTTCGACTGGTTCACGCTGCTGCGGAGGATCGTCGGGGTTCCGCTGGTGCTGGGGTCGTTGGCGATCATCCCGCTCGGCATCAGCGGCGGCCTCGACGACCAGCGGCTGGCGCGATCGGGACCGGTGCGTCAGGCAGTGGTGCTGACCGTCGAGGAGGACAAGTGGTCACGGTCGCGGGACGTGACCGTCACGATCGCGCAACCCGACGACGGTACGCCGGTCGAGCTCAACGGCGGCGGCGATCTCGATCCGGTACCGGCCGTCGGTGACCGGGTCGACGTCATTGTCGACCCGGGCGATCCGTCGTACGTGATCGCCGCGGATGTGGACTGGGACATGCACTGGTACTGGTACGTGGTGGCGGTCGTGATCGGGCTCGTTTGCGCCGGGTTCTGCTCGATGCTCCTGCTGTGA
- a CDS encoding DUF1707 domain-containing protein, translating to MSDDRPGGSIRIGDSEREDAVKRLGEHYEAGRLTAEEHSERVEQALRARTGAELDGLFTDLPGAHQAAGEAGAGEGWAGPWGWRKPPWTSPENAAGGPAAGGGAGGPFGGSRPEWARRGFLGRVPLPLLIVLGVVGVLASVGCVVGGGHPPFLPIALIVAAVIVIRKRRTERRA from the coding sequence ATGAGCGACGACAGGCCGGGCGGATCGATCCGCATCGGCGACAGTGAGCGTGAGGACGCGGTCAAGCGTCTGGGCGAGCATTACGAAGCCGGCCGGCTGACCGCCGAGGAGCACTCCGAGCGGGTCGAGCAGGCGCTCCGGGCACGCACCGGAGCCGAGCTCGACGGGCTGTTCACCGACCTGCCGGGCGCGCATCAGGCTGCGGGTGAGGCTGGAGCCGGCGAGGGCTGGGCCGGTCCATGGGGTTGGCGGAAGCCGCCGTGGACGTCACCGGAGAACGCCGCAGGCGGACCGGCTGCAGGTGGCGGGGCCGGTGGGCCGTTCGGTGGGTCGCGGCCTGAGTGGGCGCGGCGTGGGTTCCTCGGGCGGGTTCCGCTTCCGTTGCTGATCGTGCTGGGTGTGGTCGGGGTGCTGGCGTCGGTCGGGTGTGTGGTGGGTGGCGGGCATCCGCCGTTCCTGCCGATCGCGTTGATCGTGGCGGCCGTGATCGTCATCCGGAAGCGTCGGACGGAGCGCCGGGCATGA
- a CDS encoding multicopper oxidase family protein, with protein sequence MAEVKKRRRGRLVALGITLAVLVPLGYLWATSLVPGSYNPAEMGYADYGGGPSMPMEHMHHDGTSVADLTGPKTGIPNVNVTLTARKQKFQLASGETVDGYTVNGTSPGPLIRARVGDLIQVTFVNESVPDGATLHWHGIDVPNAEDGVAGVTQDAVPEGGKHVYRFKATAAGTYWYHSHQVSADEVKGGLLGPIVIAPASPGEVIATIHTYDGKRTINGRTGTGRVELPAGTTARVRVINTDNAILRVGLVGMPYKVVAVDGRDVHGPTPVTAAYPLAAGGRVDLEAVVPAGGMRLDAGTSSTSLAIGPADPPRAELPADNVDLLTYGTPAPLGFDPAKADRHFEYRIGRSAGFLDGIPGLWWTINGHKFPDVPMFMVAEGDIVRMKISNTSGQAHPMHLHGHHVVVLSRNGVAATGSPWWTDTLEVGNKETYEIAFVADNPGLWMDHCHNLPHASQGLVTHLMYEGITTPYQVGGDSHNEPE encoded by the coding sequence GTGGCTGAGGTCAAGAAGCGGCGACGGGGCCGGCTGGTCGCACTCGGGATCACCCTGGCGGTACTCGTACCGCTGGGGTATCTCTGGGCGACCAGCCTGGTCCCGGGCTCGTACAACCCCGCGGAGATGGGGTACGCCGACTACGGTGGCGGACCGTCGATGCCGATGGAGCACATGCACCACGACGGGACCAGCGTCGCGGATCTGACCGGACCGAAGACTGGTATACCAAATGTGAACGTGACGCTGACCGCGCGGAAGCAGAAGTTCCAGCTGGCGTCCGGGGAGACCGTCGACGGGTACACCGTGAACGGGACGTCGCCGGGTCCGCTGATCCGGGCGCGGGTGGGTGATCTGATCCAGGTGACGTTCGTGAACGAGTCGGTCCCCGACGGCGCGACGTTGCACTGGCACGGGATCGACGTACCGAATGCCGAGGACGGGGTCGCCGGGGTGACTCAGGACGCCGTACCGGAGGGCGGGAAGCATGTGTACCGGTTCAAGGCGACGGCGGCCGGGACGTACTGGTACCACTCGCATCAGGTGTCGGCCGATGAGGTGAAGGGCGGCCTGCTCGGGCCGATCGTGATCGCGCCCGCATCGCCTGGTGAGGTGATCGCCACGATCCACACGTACGACGGCAAGCGGACCATCAACGGGCGGACGGGGACGGGACGGGTCGAGCTTCCGGCGGGTACGACGGCGCGGGTGCGGGTGATCAACACCGACAACGCGATCCTGCGGGTCGGGTTGGTCGGTATGCCGTACAAGGTGGTCGCGGTGGACGGTCGCGACGTGCACGGACCGACTCCGGTGACGGCTGCGTATCCGTTGGCTGCGGGAGGACGGGTCGATCTGGAGGCTGTGGTTCCGGCCGGTGGGATGCGGTTGGACGCGGGTACGTCGTCGACGTCGCTGGCGATCGGGCCGGCTGATCCGCCACGGGCCGAGCTGCCGGCGGACAACGTCGATCTGCTGACCTACGGGACGCCGGCGCCGCTGGGGTTCGACCCCGCGAAGGCGGATCGCCACTTCGAGTACCGGATCGGGCGGAGCGCCGGTTTCCTGGATGGCATACCAGGGCTGTGGTGGACGATCAACGGGCACAAGTTCCCCGACGTACCGATGTTCATGGTCGCCGAGGGGGACATCGTCAGGATGAAGATCTCCAACACCAGCGGCCAGGCCCACCCGATGCACCTCCACGGCCACCACGTCGTCGTCCTGTCCCGCAACGGCGTCGCCGCCACCGGCTCACCCTGGTGGACCGACACCCTCGAGGTCGGCAACAAGGAGACCTACGAGATCGCCTTCGTAGCCGACAACCCCGGCCTCTGGATGGACCACTGCCACAACCTCCCGCACGCCTCCCAGGGCCTGGTCACCCACCTCATGTACGAAGGCATCACCACCCCGTACCAGGTAGGCGGCGACTCCCACAACGAGCCGGAGTAG
- a CDS encoding sulfite oxidase: MSIEEFSVRGRLADTGEGITADELQLAARNHGMPLESLRYDVTPPGLHYVLVHYDIPATNAGDWRLELNGCVEQPLSFGLTELRAMGRRTIRVTLECAGNGRATLQPRPISQPWLQEAVGTAEWTGVLLSDLLRLAGIREDAVDVVFTGADRGVERGVVQDYQRGLSITEAIDSGAIVAWEMNGGPLPPQHGYPLRLVVPGWYGMASVKWLRSIELIDHEFDGFQNAVAYVIRQNPDDPGRPVTRIEPRALLVPPGFPDFMSRHRFVAAGTVPLFGRAWSGWAPIERVEISTDAGMNWHEATLDALGNDELAWRAFAYDWEATPGEHVLTVRAYDASGREQPIEADWNRGGFSNNTAQRITVLVT; this comes from the coding sequence GTGTCGATCGAGGAATTCAGCGTCCGGGGGCGGTTGGCGGACACGGGTGAGGGGATCACCGCCGACGAGTTGCAGCTCGCGGCACGGAATCACGGGATGCCGCTGGAGAGCCTGCGGTACGACGTGACGCCGCCGGGACTGCACTACGTCCTGGTGCACTACGACATACCGGCAACGAACGCGGGCGACTGGCGGCTCGAGCTGAACGGGTGCGTGGAGCAACCGTTGTCGTTCGGACTGACCGAGTTGCGCGCGATGGGACGCCGTACGATCCGGGTCACGCTGGAGTGCGCGGGCAACGGGCGCGCCACGCTGCAGCCGCGGCCGATCAGCCAGCCGTGGCTGCAGGAGGCAGTCGGTACGGCGGAGTGGACCGGGGTGCTGCTGTCGGACCTGCTGCGGCTGGCCGGGATCCGCGAGGATGCCGTCGACGTGGTGTTCACCGGCGCGGACCGCGGGGTCGAGCGCGGCGTCGTACAGGACTATCAGCGCGGGCTGTCGATCACGGAGGCGATCGACTCCGGCGCGATCGTCGCGTGGGAGATGAACGGCGGGCCGCTGCCGCCGCAGCACGGGTATCCGCTGCGGCTGGTCGTACCGGGGTGGTACGGGATGGCGAGCGTGAAGTGGCTGCGGTCGATCGAGCTGATCGACCACGAGTTCGACGGGTTCCAGAACGCGGTCGCGTACGTGATCCGGCAGAACCCCGACGATCCGGGCCGGCCGGTGACCCGGATCGAGCCGCGGGCGCTGCTCGTCCCGCCCGGCTTCCCGGACTTCATGAGCCGGCACCGCTTCGTTGCTGCAGGCACCGTTCCGCTCTTCGGCCGGGCCTGGTCCGGCTGGGCGCCGATCGAACGCGTCGAGATCAGCACCGACGCCGGCATGAACTGGCACGAGGCCACATTGGATGCCCTCGGCAACGACGAGCTGGCCTGGCGCGCGTTCGCCTACGACTGGGAGGCGACACCCGGCGAGCACGTGCTCACGGTCCGCGCCTACGACGCCAGTGGCCGAGAGCAACCAATAGAGGCCGACTGGAACCGAGGCGGCTTCAGCAACAACACCGCCCAACGCATCACCGTCCTCGTCACCTGA